A genome region from Arachis duranensis cultivar V14167 chromosome 8, aradu.V14167.gnm2.J7QH, whole genome shotgun sequence includes the following:
- the LOC127741243 gene encoding uncharacterized protein LOC127741243, with protein MANNNNSCVSTLSELKSLILNNLGDIEAREVRKVGYRLLAPMGNGVFRFRLFHLLGNEHVRLMFDIPRRIMAEQVMELSAEVGDIGRVDKADAGDKESDEEYAADSADSDSFEEGDDEEFVPKMPTPNVARHVLPPPYPIPALSTMPNRYHSLDLDTMHERTLFSDTGEEDYNLDGGGRVSGRPHIQMPRRRALGYEELQYLQEYRCRQATNGCPWSLHMALRQNLGYWEVRRIGGAHSSLAPTMSQDHRQLDSSLICRVILPLIQSNPSVSIPVLQGAVRASYHFKPSYRKVWMAKQKAIVQIYGDWEESFNKVPKLLQAMQSYFSGTICDLRGGSYYDRHLLVRNCSIFDKVFWTFPSCVEAFKHCKPFVYVDDTHLYGRYGGVLLIAISQDGNSNILPIAFTIVESESTESWSFFLTNLRRHVTPHDGLLVY; from the exons ATGGCCAATAACAACAACAGC TGTGTAAGTACGTTGTCGGAGTTGAAGAGTTTGATACTGAATAACCTCGGTGATATAGAAGCGAGGGAGGTCAGAAAGGTGGGGTATAGGTTGCTAGCACCCATGGGTAATGGAGTTTTCCGGTTTCGACTCTTTCACCTTCTAGGGAACGAGCATGTTCGACTCATGTTTGACATCCCTAGGAGGATCATGGCAGAACAGGTGATGGAGCTTTCCGCCGAGGTTGGAGATATTGGTCGTG TTGATAAGGCGGATGCGGGCGACAAGGAGTCAGACGAAGAATACGCGGCGGATAGTGCCGATAGTGATTCTTTCGAAGAGGGCGATGATGAGGAGTTTGTACCCAAGATGCCCACCCCGAATGTGGCGCGTCATGTCTTGCCTCCACCTTACCCAATTCCGGCGCTATCGACAATGCCAAATCGTTATCATAGTCTGGATCTGGACACCATGCATGAGAGGACTCTGTTTTCTGACACGGGAGAAGAGGATTACAATCTGGATGGTGGGGGTAGAGTTTCGGGTCGACCACATATTCAAATGCCGAGACGCAGGGCTCTAGGGTATGAAGAATTACAGTATTTGCAGGAGTACAGA TGCCGGCAAGCTACAAATGGGTGTCCATGGAGCCTCCATATGGCCCTTAGGCAGAACCTCGGATATTG GGAGGTTCGGAGGATTGGTGGTGCGCACAGTTCTTTAGCACCCACCATGTCTCAAGACCATCGTCAGTTAGACAGCAGTCTCATATGCAGGGTCATATTACCGTTGATACAGTCCAATCCTTCCGTGAGCATTCCGGTTTTGCAAGGTGCGGTCCGGGCAAGCTATCACTTCAAACCTTCCTACAGAAAAGTGTGGATGGCGAAGCAGAAGGCAATTGTACAGATCTACGGAGATTGGGAGGAGTCATTCAACAAGGTGCCAAAGCTGCTTCAAGCAATGCAGAGCTATTTTTCTGGAACCATTTGTGACCTACGGGGCGGATCGTACTATGATAGACACCTTCTGGTCCGCAACTGTAGCATATTCGACAAAGTATTTTGGACTTTTCCGTCATGTGTCGAGGCATTCAAGCATTGCAAGCCATTTGTTTACGTCGACGACACACATCTGTATGGGAGATACGGTGGAGTGTTGCTTATTGCGATATCACAAGACGGCAATAGCAACATCCTGCCTATTGCTTTTACCATTGTCGAATCCGAGAGCACGGAGTCATGGTCGTTCTTCCTTACTAATCTCAGACGTCATGTAACCCCACATGATGGGCTGCTAGTTTATTGA
- the LOC127741127 gene encoding BEL1-like homeodomain protein 1: MATYFHGSNSEMQSSSPSASASGADGGLQTLYLMNPNYHHVPYSDAPTQNMLLLNPNHQAHALNLANLSHAPPPPHHQLLIHRLPNSDDNTRASLFGHHDIATATAPPTFHGFSAPRVQYNLWGSVVDQPQPSPSSSSGGADMGFRRPTQQGLSLSLSSQQQQQQQQQQTGTYRSLSGEVEVAVAGGVGNSPSSASNGISGVQGVLLGSKYLKAAQELLDEVVNVGNKGISKEELAEKVKPNRESNSGVGEGSSGGGGENSDAGKHVAELTTAQRQELQMKKSKLVSMLDEVEQRYRQYHHQMQVVISSFEQAAGFGAAKSYTSLALKTISKQFRCLKDAISSQIRATSKTLGEDDCLGAKVEGSRLRYVDHHLRQQRALQQLGMIQPNAWRPQRGLPERAVSILRAWLFEHFLHPYPKDSDKVMLAKQTGLTRSQVSNWFINARVRLWKPMVEEMYMEEVKEQENNNNNNNNNNGSERSKESSKELGSASNATTNNGAPDNNNNNNPVLDPIKVLHQSKQECFNNNSSPTGAGEISVNSSLSTSPMGGGVGSLQSHSGFHLAGSSDMQIRSPNKARNASEIMHNSPSSILSVDMEMKHINGDHHREPNSITGYGAFSMEDIGTRFSTVTDHHHHQLGSSRFQGNNGVSLTLGLPHNDNSVPISATQHGFLPQNMHSLGRRLEIGNNGNEFCVINNPSSSHPGPTYESIDIQNRKRFAAQLLHDFVA, encoded by the exons ATGGCAACGTACTTTCATGGAAGCAATTCTGAAATGCAATCTTCTTCGCCTTCAGCTTCCGCTTCTGGTGCAGATGGTGGCTTGCAGACACTTTACCTTATGAACCCAAACTACCACCACGTGCCCTATTCTGACGCGCCGACGCAAAACATGCTTCTTCTTAATCCTAACCACCAAGCTCACGCGCTCAACCTCGCCAACTTATCCCACGCGCCCCCTCCACCACACCACCAACTACTCATTCATCGACTTCCCAACTCCGACGACAACACCCGGGCCTCTCTCTTCGGACACCACGACATCGCCACGGCTACCGCCCCGCCCACTTTCCACGGCTTCTCTGCGCCGCGCGTGCAGTACAATCTGTGGGGCTCTGTGGTCGACCAGCCTCAGCCGTCGCCGTCCAGCAGCTCCGGAGGCGCCGACATGGGTTTCCGGCGGCCTACTCAGCAGGGCTTATCGCTCAGCCTCTCCtcacagcagcagcagcagcagcaacagcaACAAACAGGTACCTATAGGTCTCTCTCCGGCGAGGTTGAAGTTGCCGTTGCCGGAGGTGTCGGTAACTCGCCGTCATCGGCGTCGAACGGGATCTCGGGCGTGCAGGGTGTTCTGTTGGGATCAAAGTACCTGAAAGCCGCACAGGAGCTTCTTGACGAGGTGGTGAACGTGGGCAATAAGGGAATTTCAAAGGAGGAGTTGGCAGAGAAGGTGAAGCCCAATAGGGAATCAAATTCTGGCGTGGGCGAAGGATCCAGTGGCGGCGGCGGAGAGAACAGTGACGCCGGGAAGCATGTTGCTGAACTGACCACTGCTCAGAGACAAGAGCTTCAGATGAAGAAATCCAAGCTTGTCTCCATGCTCGATGAG GTGGAACAAAGGTACCGGCAATACCACCACCAAATGCAAGTTGTGATATCATCGTTTGAGCAAGCGGCGGGTTTCGGGGCGGCCAAATCGTACACGTCGCTAGCCCTAAAGACAATCTCGAAGCAATTCCGGTGCCTTAAGGATGCCATATCTTCACAGATAAGAGCAACGAGCAAGACATTGGGAGAGGATGATTGCTTAGGAGCTAAGGTAGAAGGTTCCAGGCTTAGGTATGTGGATCACCATCTTCGTCAACAAAGGGCACTGCAGCAACTTGGAATGATTCAACCCAATGCTTGGAGGCCACAAAGAGGCTTACCTGAACGCGCTGTTTCAATTCTTCGTGCATGGCTTTTTGAGCATTTCCTTCACCC TTATCCTAAGGACTCTGATAAAGTGATGCTAGCAAAGCAAACTGGACTTACTAGGAGCCAG GTGTCTAACTGGTTCATCAATGCCCGGGTTCGGCTATGGAAACCAATGGTTGAGGAAATGTACATGGAAGAAGTGAAGGAGCAagaaaacaataacaataacaacaacaacaacaacggtTCGGAGAGATcaaaggaatcaagcaaggagttAGGTTCAGCTTCAAATGCTACTACTAATAATGGAGCTCctgataataataacaataataatccaGTTCTTGATCCCATAAAAGTTCttcatcaatcaaaacaagaatgcTTCAACAACAACAGCTCTCCAACCGGCGCCGGCGAGATCTCGGTGAATTCTTCCTTGTCCACTTCTCCCATGGGTGGAGGAGTAGGATCCCTTCAATCCCACAGCGGTTTCCATCTTGCAGGTTCCTCTGACATGCAAATTAGGAGCCCAAACAAGGCTAGAAACGCTTCCGAAATTATGCATAACTCCCCAAGTAGTATCCTCTCAGTGGACATGGAAATGAAGCACATCAATGGGGATCATCATAGAGAACCCAATAGTATCACTGGTTATGGAGCTTTCTCAATGGAAGACATTGGAACCAGGTTCAGTACTGTCactgatcatcatcatcatcaattagGTTCTTCAAGGTTCCAAGGAAACAATGGTGTGTCTCTCACCCTGGGGCTTCCACACAACGACAACAGTGTTCCTATCTCCGCAACTCAACATGGATTTCTTCCACAGAATATGCATAGTTTGGGAAGGAGACTTGAGATTGGAAACAATGGGAACGAGTTTTGTGTGATCAACAATCCAAGTTCTTCTCACCCTGGACCTACCTATGAAAGCATTGACATTCAGAACAGAAAGAGGTTTGCTGCACAGTTATTGCATGATTTTGTGGCTTGA